One region of Niallia sp. Man26 genomic DNA includes:
- a CDS encoding HAMP domain-containing sensor histidine kinase, with the protein MRIKYLYQQLISHISVIVVAFLVVSIASTHFVEKVVLTIKGQELYDYGINILTDIQGNQMQTSAQETLLNYADVLKSRGVTFGIFDTQQNVIASVGKRINITDEEWNAIKDGENNKVIKSSTRRGNQEVTLVAIPYSVNGEVEGGILLTAPLSDSKQLINEINKYLVYSVFFAFGVALLLSILLSRIHVRRIKKLQEATSLVAVGDYSVRVHSSNFDEIGELASDFNSMVDRLRISKEEIDALENRRRQFMSDVSHELKTPLTTISGVIEGLNNNMIPEAEKGKGITLVSQETKRLIRLVNENLDYDKIRSNQIVLMKETIQLGEVLEIIQEQLYTQAVEKNLAINVDVADDIYIYADYDRLIQIIMNITKNSIQFTDAGEIWLRGRTDESYTIIEIKDTGIGMDPAEIENIWKRFYKADISRTNNPYGEFGLGLSIVKQLVQFHNGKIEVSSQKGAGTRFTIYFPIFK; encoded by the coding sequence ATGAGAATTAAGTATTTATACCAGCAGCTGATCAGCCATATCAGTGTCATAGTAGTTGCGTTTTTAGTTGTAAGCATTGCCTCCACTCATTTTGTAGAGAAGGTCGTGCTCACCATTAAAGGACAGGAGCTTTATGATTATGGCATCAACATCCTGACAGATATTCAAGGAAACCAAATGCAGACCTCCGCTCAGGAAACACTGCTGAATTACGCAGATGTGCTCAAAAGCAGGGGCGTAACATTCGGGATTTTTGATACACAGCAAAATGTCATTGCATCTGTCGGCAAAAGAATTAATATAACGGATGAAGAATGGAATGCCATTAAAGACGGAGAGAACAATAAAGTAATTAAAAGCAGTACACGACGGGGCAATCAAGAAGTTACCCTTGTTGCTATTCCTTATAGTGTGAACGGAGAGGTGGAAGGTGGAATATTGCTGACCGCTCCTTTAAGTGATTCGAAGCAGCTTATAAATGAAATAAATAAATATCTTGTGTATTCTGTGTTTTTTGCATTTGGAGTAGCATTGCTGTTAAGTATATTGTTGTCGAGAATTCACGTGAGAAGGATTAAAAAGCTGCAGGAAGCAACAAGTCTTGTTGCTGTTGGAGACTACAGTGTCAGAGTTCACTCCTCGAACTTTGATGAGATTGGCGAATTAGCGAGTGACTTTAATTCCATGGTTGATCGTCTGCGTATTTCAAAGGAAGAGATAGATGCCTTAGAAAATCGACGAAGACAGTTCATGTCAGATGTATCTCATGAATTGAAAACACCGCTAACAACCATCAGCGGTGTTATCGAAGGACTCAATAATAATATGATACCTGAAGCAGAAAAAGGAAAAGGGATTACTCTTGTGAGTCAGGAAACGAAAAGGCTTATTAGGCTTGTGAATGAGAATTTGGATTATGATAAAATTCGCTCCAACCAGATAGTGCTGATGAAGGAAACAATTCAGCTTGGAGAAGTTCTGGAGATTATTCAAGAACAGCTTTATACACAGGCAGTCGAGAAAAATTTGGCAATCAATGTCGATGTGGCGGATGATATTTATATTTATGCCGATTATGACAGACTGATTCAAATTATTATGAATATCACGAAGAATAGTATTCAGTTTACAGATGCCGGCGAAATTTGGTTAAGAGGCAGAACGGATGAAAGTTATACAATAATAGAAATCAAAGATACAGGTATTGGAATGGACCCAGCAGAAATTGAAAATATTTGGAAGAGGTTTTATAAGGCTGATATTTCAAGAACGAATAATCCATACGGAGAGTTTGGGTTAGGGTTATCGATTGTAAAACAGCTTGTACAGTTCCATAATGGGAAAATTGAAGTAAGCAGCCAAAAAGGAGCAGGAACGAGATTTACGATTTATTTTCCAATATTTAAATAG
- a CDS encoding trypsin-like peptidase domain-containing protein: MNEFEKNKENMNGEQDFESKNESVNEEQNVEMQKELTNNAEFTARKEEDKANDEAVDLNKLEENPIVKSENQEDDSQNTGMSDFDKADAIAREYEKMASDAEEERLAAQKQIHVQQTMAAAATAEEPSGKRSKERPSAGSPKWKGFFSLLAAGVVGSALTFVAVPHTNLLDGQYEKLEQQVEELSSKVGNSSSSSNNITAQTTSAQTSDSSTSIADMVESSSKAIVGIVNVQQQTTSQFSQSTSTDVESGSGSGIIFKKDDKYAYIATNNHVIEGANSLEISLYNGDKTEGKLIGADALTDLAVVRIDAKYATDVINFGDSTTLRPGDQVWAIGNPLGLDLSRTVTQGIVSAVDRSITVNTSAGDWEFNVIQTDAAINPGNSGGALINSAGEVVGINSLKISEDGVEGLGFAIPSNDLLPIVNEIIENGEVERPYIGVGLASLEEVPQMYLQDLPDSVTKGVMVTNIDSNSAAAKAGLEVQDVIVSINGTELEGSSDLRKYLYTKVDIGDKVKMVVYHDGSKKTVELTLTSNSSSTN; encoded by the coding sequence ATGAATGAGTTTGAAAAAAACAAAGAGAATATGAACGGAGAACAGGACTTTGAAAGCAAAAATGAGAGTGTGAACGAAGAACAAAATGTTGAAATGCAAAAAGAGCTCACAAACAATGCTGAGTTTACGGCAAGAAAGGAAGAAGACAAAGCGAATGATGAAGCAGTTGATTTAAACAAGCTGGAAGAAAATCCAATAGTAAAATCAGAGAATCAGGAGGATGACAGCCAAAATACAGGTATGTCCGACTTCGATAAGGCAGATGCGATAGCTCGTGAATATGAAAAAATGGCAAGTGACGCTGAGGAGGAAAGACTTGCAGCCCAAAAGCAGATTCACGTTCAGCAAACAATGGCAGCAGCTGCAACAGCTGAAGAGCCTTCTGGCAAAAGAAGCAAGGAGCGGCCGTCAGCAGGCAGTCCTAAATGGAAAGGGTTCTTTTCCTTGCTGGCAGCCGGTGTTGTCGGGTCTGCATTGACATTTGTTGCTGTTCCACATACGAATTTGCTTGATGGGCAGTATGAAAAGCTGGAACAACAGGTAGAGGAATTAAGTAGTAAAGTTGGCAATAGCAGCTCTAGCTCTAATAATATAACAGCACAGACTACATCAGCCCAAACTTCTGACAGTTCAACGTCCATTGCAGATATGGTTGAGTCCTCTTCTAAGGCAATTGTTGGAATTGTGAATGTTCAGCAACAAACAACGAGCCAATTTTCCCAAAGTACGTCCACTGACGTCGAATCAGGGTCAGGCTCTGGAATCATCTTTAAAAAGGATGATAAATATGCGTACATTGCTACAAACAATCACGTGATAGAAGGTGCGAATTCATTAGAAATCTCACTGTATAACGGTGATAAGACAGAAGGGAAATTAATCGGTGCAGATGCCCTTACTGACTTGGCTGTTGTCAGAATTGATGCGAAGTATGCTACGGATGTAATTAATTTTGGGGATTCCACTACACTGCGCCCAGGTGATCAAGTTTGGGCAATCGGTAACCCACTTGGCCTTGATTTATCGAGAACAGTTACACAAGGTATTGTAAGTGCGGTGGACAGAAGTATTACTGTTAACACATCTGCTGGTGACTGGGAGTTTAACGTAATTCAGACAGATGCGGCGATAAACCCAGGGAACAGCGGAGGTGCCTTGATTAACTCTGCAGGCGAGGTTGTCGGCATCAACAGCTTGAAAATCTCAGAGGATGGAGTAGAGGGGCTTGGCTTTGCAATACCAAGTAATGATTTGCTTCCAATCGTCAATGAAATCATTGAAAATGGCGAGGTAGAGCGTCCATATATCGGTGTCGGACTGGCAAGCTTAGAAGAAGTTCCGCAGATGTACTTGCAGGACCTTCCTGACTCTGTAACAAAAGGAGTTATGGTAACAAATATTGATTCTAACTCTGCGGCAGCTAAAGCAGGTCTTGAAGTACAAGATGTAATTGTCTCCATAAACGGAACTGAACTAGAAGGGTCTTCTGACTTGAGAAAATATCTATATACGAAAGTGGATATCGGCGATAAAGTAAAAATGGTCGTATATCATGATGGCAGTAAGAAGACAGTAGAGCTGACTTTAACGAGCAACAGCAGCAGCACTAATTAA
- a CDS encoding peptidylprolyl isomerase has product MKNKKIILPILAVVLIALIVVAVILVQKNNTVASIDGEKITQDDLNEALNKQYGTSILETLIANKVVDLEAEKEKVKVTDKEQEDELNELIESSGGEDAFNAALEANGASKADIEEELLRYLKIKKLLEPRIEVTDDEIQAYFDENKASFDTPEQVEASHILVADEKTAKEVKQKLDDGEDFADLAKEYSTDTATKENGGELGYFSSGQMVEEFEKAAFAMDVDEISDPVETTNGWHIIKVTGHKDAVEAKLDDHKDEIKDTVFESKMNTEYSTWLEEVKADYDIKNNLDTASTTSAS; this is encoded by the coding sequence ATGAAAAACAAAAAGATCATTTTACCCATTTTAGCAGTAGTACTAATAGCGTTGATCGTTGTTGCTGTTATTCTAGTTCAGAAGAATAACACAGTAGCATCTATCGATGGAGAAAAAATCACGCAAGATGACTTAAACGAGGCGTTGAATAAGCAATACGGGACATCTATCCTTGAGACTTTAATTGCTAATAAAGTAGTTGATTTAGAAGCGGAAAAAGAAAAAGTTAAGGTAACGGATAAAGAACAAGAGGACGAGCTTAACGAGCTTATTGAATCTTCAGGCGGCGAAGATGCTTTCAATGCTGCATTAGAAGCGAACGGTGCATCTAAAGCAGATATCGAAGAAGAGCTGTTGCGCTATTTGAAAATCAAAAAATTGCTTGAGCCAAGAATCGAAGTTACGGATGATGAAATCCAGGCTTACTTTGATGAAAACAAAGCAAGCTTTGACACTCCTGAGCAAGTAGAAGCAAGTCATATTCTAGTTGCTGACGAAAAAACAGCAAAAGAAGTGAAGCAAAAGCTTGATGACGGTGAAGATTTCGCTGATCTTGCAAAAGAATACTCAACTGATACAGCAACAAAAGAAAACGGCGGTGAGCTAGGATACTTCTCATCTGGCCAAATGGTTGAAGAGTTTGAAAAAGCTGCTTTCGCTATGGATGTAGATGAAATCAGTGATCCAGTTGAAACAACAAACGGCTGGCATATCATTAAAGTAACAGGCCATAAAGATGCAGTAGAAGCTAAATTGGACGATCATAAAGATGAAATTAAAGATACAGTGTTCGAGAGCAAAATGAACACAGAATACAGCACATGGTTGGAAGAAGTAAAAGCTGACTACGACATCAAGAACAACTTGGATACTGCTAGCACAACAAGTGCAAGCTAA
- the def gene encoding peptide deformylase, with the protein MSKYNQSYVITMQDIVREGDDILREKMPELSLPPTEEDKQELLCMLQYLKNSQDPSLAKKYKLRPGVGISANQIGLNKRMFAAFIKGENGNNFEHMLINPKIISHSASMIYLPDSEGCLSIDRPVIGYVPRFKRITVKAYDINGKEVKIKLKDYEAIVFQHEIDHLNGILFPDHINSTNPFQLPDMDINPL; encoded by the coding sequence ATGAGCAAGTACAATCAATCATATGTAATAACGATGCAGGATATCGTAAGAGAAGGTGATGATATCCTCAGAGAGAAAATGCCTGAACTTTCACTGCCGCCAACCGAGGAGGATAAGCAAGAGCTTCTGTGCATGCTGCAATACTTAAAAAACAGCCAGGATCCTAGCCTTGCTAAAAAGTATAAGCTTCGTCCCGGTGTCGGCATCTCCGCAAATCAAATCGGGCTTAACAAAAGGATGTTTGCGGCCTTTATTAAAGGTGAAAATGGCAATAACTTTGAGCATATGCTAATCAATCCAAAAATCATCAGCCATTCTGCAAGCATGATATACCTGCCTGACAGCGAAGGATGTCTCTCTATTGACAGACCTGTCATTGGCTATGTGCCCCGTTTTAAAAGAATTACAGTGAAGGCTTATGATATTAACGGGAAAGAAGTAAAAATTAAACTGAAAGACTATGAAGCAATTGTATTTCAGCATGAAATCGATCATTTAAACGGTATATTGTTTCCGGACCATATTAACAGCACTAATCCATTTCAGCTTCCAGATATGGATATCAATCCTCTTTAA
- a CDS encoding XRE family transcriptional regulator, with protein sequence MEIGKKIKNLRLKKGLTQEELGERTDLSKGYISQLERDLSSPSIETFFDILEVLGCSPKEFFDDEERKQKVVYTEEDVTDFFDEEKGYHIQWLVPESNEKEMEPIKLSFSKKGEFKKFEPSLSETYAFVLEGEVLLKLGKQEYRARQGESIYFHATEEHQFFNIADGKSSLLLVATDSYL encoded by the coding sequence ATGGAAATAGGTAAAAAGATAAAGAACTTGCGTTTGAAAAAGGGTCTGACCCAGGAAGAGCTTGGGGAAAGGACAGATTTAAGCAAAGGTTATATATCACAGCTCGAACGAGATTTAAGCTCTCCTTCTATTGAAACATTCTTTGATATTTTGGAAGTGCTAGGCTGTTCTCCAAAAGAATTTTTTGATGATGAAGAGAGGAAGCAGAAGGTTGTTTATACAGAAGAGGATGTAACAGACTTTTTTGATGAAGAAAAAGGCTATCATATTCAATGGCTAGTACCGGAATCCAATGAAAAGGAAATGGAGCCAATAAAGCTTAGCTTTAGTAAAAAAGGTGAATTTAAAAAGTTTGAGCCTTCCCTGTCTGAAACATATGCCTTCGTTTTGGAAGGGGAAGTGCTGTTAAAGCTCGGAAAACAAGAATACAGAGCAAGACAAGGGGAGTCCATCTATTTCCATGCGACAGAGGAGCACCAGTTCTTTAACATCGCTGATGGTAAGTCCTCGCTGCTGCTTGTAGCAACTGATTCTTACTTATAA
- a CDS encoding ABC transporter ATP-binding protein, translating into MPGESIIRFENVTKAYDQNTTVLENVSFEIERGKFYTLLGPSGCGKTTILRLIAGFMEPTEGNIYFNDKVINKIPANKRQVNTVFQDYALFPHLNVFENVAFGLRIKKLKKQEIEKRVKDALRFVNLDSYENREISEMSGGQKQRVAIARAIVNEPEIILLDEPLSALDLKLRTEMQYELRELQQRLGITFIFVTHDQEEALAMSDEIFVLNKGKIEQSGTPTDIYDEPINRFVADFIGESNIVSARMEKDFVVHFASKTFECVDQGFNHNEAVEVVIRPEDLNITSPDAGKLKVKVDSQLFRGVHYEICGYDEDGNEWLVHSTKKVVVGEEIGLDFEKEAIHVMRIGETEEEFDRRLEAYEGANDEK; encoded by the coding sequence ATGCCAGGTGAATCTATTATAAGGTTTGAAAATGTAACAAAAGCCTATGACCAAAATACGACTGTCCTAGAGAATGTCAGCTTTGAAATAGAACGAGGCAAATTCTATACACTGCTTGGACCTTCAGGCTGCGGAAAAACAACAATTCTGCGCCTTATCGCAGGCTTTATGGAGCCGACTGAGGGGAATATTTACTTTAATGATAAAGTAATCAATAAAATTCCAGCGAATAAACGACAAGTAAATACGGTGTTTCAAGATTATGCGTTATTTCCTCATTTAAATGTTTTTGAAAATGTTGCCTTCGGTTTGCGCATTAAAAAGCTGAAAAAGCAGGAAATAGAGAAGCGAGTAAAGGACGCATTACGGTTTGTCAATTTAGATTCCTATGAGAATAGGGAAATAAGTGAAATGTCAGGTGGCCAAAAGCAGCGTGTGGCCATTGCGAGAGCTATTGTAAATGAACCGGAAATAATTCTTCTTGATGAGCCTCTTTCTGCATTGGATTTAAAGCTGCGCACAGAAATGCAGTATGAGCTGAGAGAACTTCAGCAAAGGCTTGGGATTACGTTTATCTTTGTCACACATGACCAGGAAGAGGCATTAGCAATGTCAGATGAAATATTTGTCTTAAATAAAGGCAAAATCGAACAAAGCGGCACACCTACGGATATTTATGATGAGCCGATTAATCGTTTTGTCGCTGATTTTATTGGAGAATCCAATATAGTCTCCGCGAGAATGGAGAAAGACTTTGTCGTTCATTTTGCAAGCAAAACATTTGAATGTGTCGACCAAGGCTTTAACCATAATGAAGCGGTGGAGGTTGTTATCCGTCCAGAGGATTTAAACATTACTTCACCAGATGCAGGAAAGCTTAAAGTAAAGGTAGATTCCCAGCTGTTTAGGGGAGTTCATTATGAAATTTGCGGATATGATGAGGATGGCAATGAGTGGCTTGTTCATTCCACTAAAAAAGTTGTTGTAGGGGAAGAAATTGGTCTTGATTTTGAAAAAGAGGCAATTCATGTCATGAGAATAGGAGAAACAGAAGAAGAGTTTGACAGACGCCTTGAGGCATATGAAGGTGCAAATGATGAAAAATAA
- a CDS encoding ABC transporter permease codes for MKNKANWYTIPYYLWIALFVIAPVVLIVYYSFFDIEDQLTFSNYEKFFTPVYLKMTLNSFWYAFLITFFSLIIAYPTAYILTKTKHKQLWLLLIILPSWINLLLKAYAFLGIFGTYGAANEVLDFLGIGKQQILFTDFSFLFVSVYIFIPFMILPIFNALEKLNPSLVDASKDLGASSWTTFSKVIFPLTIDGVKSGCQAVFIPALSLFMITRLIAGNRVITLGTAIEQHFLITQDWGMGSTIAVFLIIIMIVIMMLTGSKKERGIR; via the coding sequence ATGAAAAATAAGGCAAATTGGTATACGATTCCCTACTACTTATGGATTGCGTTGTTTGTAATTGCTCCTGTGGTGCTGATTGTTTATTATTCTTTTTTTGATATTGAAGATCAGCTGACATTCAGTAACTACGAAAAGTTTTTTACACCTGTTTACTTGAAAATGACGTTAAACTCCTTTTGGTATGCGTTTTTGATCACTTTTTTCTCCTTGATTATCGCTTATCCAACAGCATATATATTAACGAAGACTAAGCATAAGCAATTATGGCTGCTCCTTATTATACTGCCTTCATGGATTAACCTGCTTTTAAAGGCTTACGCATTTTTAGGGATTTTCGGAACATATGGTGCAGCAAACGAGGTGCTGGACTTCTTAGGAATTGGTAAACAGCAAATTCTGTTTACAGATTTCAGCTTCCTGTTTGTCAGTGTGTATATCTTTATTCCGTTTATGATATTACCAATCTTTAATGCACTAGAAAAGTTGAATCCTAGTCTTGTAGATGCGTCAAAAGATTTAGGTGCATCGAGCTGGACGACGTTCTCAAAGGTAATATTTCCATTAACAATAGATGGGGTCAAGTCAGGCTGCCAGGCTGTTTTTATTCCAGCATTATCTCTGTTTATGATTACAAGATTGATTGCCGGCAACAGAGTCATCACGCTTGGAACAGCCATTGAACAGCATTTCTTAATCACACAAGACTGGGGAATGGGTTCTACAATAGCTGTTTTCCTGATTATTATCATGATTGTGATTATGATGCTAACAGGTAGCAAGAAAGAGAGGGGGATAAGATGA
- a CDS encoding ABC transporter permease — MNKLSKVSVLYLVFIFILLYAPIFYLIFYSFNSGGTMHDFQSFTWKWYKELFQDTRLLVIVLNTIIVALLSASIATIIGVFGAISLSMMRRKRLRNTVLSLNNVLIVSPDVIIGASFLIFFTILGIKLGFVSVLLSHIAFSIPIVVIMVLPKLQEMSPTLMDAAFDLGAGWKEVLSKVILPYIAPGIYAGFFMALTYSLDDFAVTFFVTGNGFSTLSVEIYSLARRGISLNINALSALLFFITLLLVIGYYFVAKRTVRRHKPGVSK; from the coding sequence ATGAATAAATTATCGAAAGTATCTGTACTATATTTAGTTTTCATTTTTATTCTTCTATATGCCCCAATCTTTTATTTGATTTTTTATTCCTTTAACAGCGGTGGTACAATGCATGATTTCCAAAGCTTCACTTGGAAGTGGTACAAAGAGCTGTTTCAAGACACAAGGCTGCTTGTGATTGTACTGAACACGATAATTGTCGCACTGCTGTCAGCATCGATTGCGACCATTATCGGTGTGTTTGGAGCAATCAGTCTTTCCATGATGAGAAGAAAACGATTAAGGAATACGGTGTTGTCCTTAAATAATGTTTTGATTGTAAGTCCTGATGTTATCATTGGTGCATCGTTTCTGATTTTCTTTACTATTTTAGGAATAAAACTCGGTTTTGTATCTGTTCTCTTGTCGCATATTGCCTTTTCTATTCCGATAGTGGTAATAATGGTGCTGCCAAAGCTTCAGGAAATGAGCCCAACCTTAATGGATGCAGCTTTTGACCTTGGCGCAGGCTGGAAGGAAGTTCTGTCGAAGGTTATTCTGCCATATATTGCTCCAGGTATCTATGCTGGATTTTTTATGGCGCTAACCTATTCTTTGGACGATTTTGCAGTTACCTTCTTTGTGACAGGCAATGGTTTTTCTACTTTATCTGTAGAAATATATTCATTGGCAAGAAGAGGAATTTCGCTTAATATCAACGCACTTTCTGCTTTGCTATTCTTTATTACACTGCTGCTTGTCATCGGCTACTATTTCGTTGCGAAGCGAACAGTCAGAAGGCATAAACCGGGGGTGAGCAAATGA
- a CDS encoding ABC transporter substrate-binding protein, whose product MKGLIRGLTAALILSAILMAVVHQVNSSRGYAGGNTITVYNWGDYIDADLIDKFEKETGIKVIYETFDSNEAMMTKIEQGGTNYDIAIPSEYMIDKMKEENLLLPIDHTKLPNLKNIDSRFMNLSFDPDNKYSIPYFWGTVGIVYNPEMLGGKKITSWNDLWDSDLKNQIMLIDGAREIMGMSLNSLNYSLNDKDHKHLREAKEKLDTLTPNVKAIVGDEIRMLIENEEAAIGVLWSGMAAEIMWENEEVEYVVPQEGSNLWFDNMVIPKTAKNIDGAHQFINFMLDAKNAAQNTEYVGYSTPNKAAMQYLPEEITSDKRFYLDEEMTSKLEVYENLGQRSLAEYNDLFLEFKMHRK is encoded by the coding sequence ATGAAGGGGCTAATAAGAGGGCTGACAGCAGCTCTCATCTTATCAGCTATCCTAATGGCAGTTGTTCATCAAGTGAACAGCAGCAGAGGGTATGCGGGTGGAAATACGATAACGGTCTATAACTGGGGAGATTATATCGATGCGGACCTTATCGATAAGTTTGAAAAAGAGACAGGAATAAAGGTTATATATGAGACATTTGATTCAAATGAAGCGATGATGACTAAAATAGAACAGGGCGGCACGAATTATGATATTGCCATCCCTTCTGAATATATGATTGATAAAATGAAAGAGGAGAATCTCCTTCTCCCGATTGATCATACAAAGTTACCGAATCTCAAAAATATTGACAGCAGATTCATGAATTTATCATTTGATCCGGATAATAAATATTCCATCCCTTATTTTTGGGGAACAGTAGGTATAGTGTATAATCCCGAAATGCTCGGAGGGAAAAAGATAACTTCCTGGAATGACTTATGGGATAGTGACTTGAAAAACCAAATCATGCTTATAGATGGAGCAAGAGAAATAATGGGGATGAGCCTTAACAGCTTAAACTATTCTCTTAATGACAAAGATCATAAGCATTTGCGGGAAGCGAAGGAGAAGCTAGATACGCTGACTCCTAATGTTAAAGCAATAGTTGGGGACGAAATTCGTATGCTTATAGAAAACGAAGAAGCAGCGATTGGCGTACTATGGTCAGGCATGGCAGCTGAAATCATGTGGGAAAATGAAGAGGTAGAATATGTGGTTCCACAGGAAGGCTCTAATCTTTGGTTTGATAATATGGTTATTCCGAAAACAGCAAAAAATATTGATGGTGCTCATCAGTTTATCAATTTTATGCTTGATGCAAAAAATGCAGCACAAAACACAGAGTATGTTGGCTATTCGACGCCAAATAAAGCGGCAATGCAATACTTGCCGGAAGAAATTACTTCTGATAAACGCTTTTATTTAGATGAGGAAATGACATCGAAACTTGAGGTGTATGAGAATCTTGGGCAGCGGTCTTTAGCTGAGTATAATGATCTGTTCCTGGAATTCAAAATGCATCGCAAATAG
- a CDS encoding divergent polysaccharide deacetylase family protein, translated as MRKTLLLFCLLTFSCVTAYAEGEKQQAKKELAIVIDDFGNNMKGTEEMLNLPVPITAAIMPFMPTSKEDAIKAHKKGHDVIIHMPLEPKQGKKSWLGPGAITTNLSDEEIRKRVVSAIESIPYAVGMNHHMGSKATEDERVMRIILEECKKHDLFYLDSKTTGKSVVKKLAEELQVPYLENNMFFDHIYSNQHIQKQATSLVKNLNKKDEYIAIGHVGISGPAVVSVLKQYIPLYQKDAEIVPLSTLVDGYELLDTDLP; from the coding sequence ATGAGAAAAACATTATTACTTTTTTGTTTGCTCACCTTTTCCTGTGTGACTGCATATGCGGAGGGTGAAAAGCAGCAGGCAAAAAAAGAGCTTGCGATTGTCATTGATGATTTCGGCAACAATATGAAGGGAACAGAAGAGATGCTGAATCTGCCTGTGCCAATCACTGCGGCAATTATGCCATTTATGCCGACGAGCAAAGAGGATGCCATTAAAGCTCACAAAAAGGGGCATGATGTTATCATTCATATGCCGTTAGAGCCTAAGCAAGGTAAAAAAAGCTGGCTTGGTCCTGGAGCAATCACAACGAATTTAAGCGATGAAGAAATTAGAAAAAGAGTTGTCTCCGCCATTGAAAGTATTCCTTATGCAGTTGGGATGAATCATCATATGGGTTCAAAGGCTACAGAGGATGAAAGAGTGATGAGGATAATATTAGAAGAGTGTAAAAAACACGATTTATTTTATCTCGACAGCAAAACGACAGGGAAGAGCGTCGTAAAAAAACTGGCAGAGGAATTGCAAGTGCCTTATTTGGAGAACAATATGTTCTTCGATCACATTTATTCTAACCAGCATATCCAAAAGCAGGCAACAAGTCTTGTTAAGAACCTTAATAAGAAGGACGAGTATATTGCAATCGGCCATGTAGGCATTTCCGGTCCTGCTGTTGTATCTGTGCTGAAACAATATATTCCGTTATACCAAAAAGATGCCGAAATAGTGCCGTTGTCCACATTGGTAGACGGTTATGAATTGCTTGATACAGACTTGCCGTAA